From one Silurus meridionalis isolate SWU-2019-XX chromosome 23, ASM1480568v1, whole genome shotgun sequence genomic stretch:
- the ptgs2b gene encoding prostaglandin G/H synthase 2, with protein MCTTNLFLLLSLGFFLTCEGADPCCSQPCQNRGVCTALGQDSYECDCTRTGYYGQNCTTPEFFTWLKVSLKPTPNTVHYILTHFRAFWNIINNIPVLRDSVMRYVLTSRSHLIESPPTFNADYGYKSWEAYSNLSYFTRTLPPVPHDCPTPMGVAGKKELPDVSVVVQKFLVRRKFIPDPQRTSLMFAFFAQHFTHQFFKTDMKRGPAFTKAKNHGVDLSHIYGEDLERQHKLRLFKDGKLQFQVLDGEVYPPSVSDVQVDMHYPPHVPESHRFAVGHEAFGLVPGLMMYATIWLREHNRVCDVLKQEHPYWDDERLFQTARLILIGETIKIVIEEYVQHLSGYHLKLKFDPELLFNQRFQYQNRISSEFNTLYHWHPLMPDDFHIEGEVYSYKQFLYNTSIVTDHGISNLVDSFSKQIAGRVAGGHNVPPALAMVAKKSIENSRLMRYQSFNAYRKRFNMKPYTSFEELTGEKKMAAELEELYGDVDAMELYAGLLIEKPRPNAIFSETMVEMGAPYSLKGLMGNPICSPEYWKPSTFGGKVGFDIINTASLQKLVCRNVKGPCPVASFHVPNVKDSVLTTINASAAHSGTNDVNPTILLKERSSEL; from the exons ATGTGCACTACAAATCTGTTTCTCCTTTTATCCCTAGGCTTCTTCCTGACTTGTGAAGGAG CTGACCCTTGTTGCTCGCAGCCATGTCAGAACCGTGGTGTGTGTACAGCTCTCGGTCAAGACTCTTACGAATGCGACTGCACCCGGACTGGATATTATGGACAAAACTGCACTACCC CCGAGTTCTTCACATGGCTAAAAGTGTCGCTGAAACCAACACCGAACACAGTGCACTACATCCTCACACATTTTCGAGCTTTCTGGAACATCATTAACAACATTCCAGTTCTGCGGGACTCTGTCATGCGTTATGTCTTAACAT CACGATCCCATTTGATCGAAAGTCCTCCAACCTTTAACGCTGACTACGGTTACAAGAGCTGGGAAGCCTATTCCAACCTGTCCTATTTCACACGAACTTTACCTCCTGTTCCGCACGATTGCCCAACACCTATGGGAGTTGCAG GTAAAAAAGAGCTACCTGATGTGAGCGTGGTGGTGCAGAAGTTCTTGGTCAGGAGGAAGTTTATCCCTGACCCACAGCGCACCAGTCTCATGTTTGCCTTCTTTGCTCAGCACTTCACGCACCAGTTCTTCAAAACTGACATGAAGCGAGGCCCAGCCTTCACTAAGGCCAAGAACCATGGC GTTGATCTGAGTCACATTTATGGGGAAGACCTGGAACGTCAACATAAGCTTAGGCTATTTAAGGATGGCAAGCTTCAATTTCAG GTCCTGGATGGTGAGGTTTATCCTCCTTCAGTCAGTGACGTCCAGGTGGACATGCACTACCCACCTCATGTTCCTGAGTCTCATCGCTTTGCTGTAGGCCACGAAGCCTTTGGTCTGGTCCCAGGCCTCATGATGTATGCTACCATCTGGCTCCGGGAACACAATCGGGTGTGCGACGTTCTTAAGCAGGAGCATCCGTATTGGGATGATGAAAGACTCTTTCAGACCGCAAGACTTATCTTGATTG GTGAGACCATCAAGATAGTAATTGAGGAATATGTGCAGCACCTGAGTGGTTACCACTTGAAACTTAAATTTGATCCTGAGCTCCTCTTCAACCAGCGTTTCCAGTACCAGAACCGGATCTCCTCCGAGTTTAATACCCTTTACCACTGGCACCCACTTATGCCAGATGACTTCCACATCGAGGGTGAAGTCTACAGCTATAAGCAGTTCCTCTACAACACCTCAATTGTGACAGACCATGGAATAAGCAACCTGGTGGATTCGTTCTCCAAGCAGATAGCCGGCAGG GTCGCAGGTGGTCACAACGTCCCACCTGCACTGGCAATGGTGGCGAAGAAGTCGATCGAGAACAGCAGATTGATGCGCTACCAGTCTTTCAATGCTTACAGGAAACGCTTCAACATGAAGCCCTATACCTCCTTCGAAGAGCTGACAG GTGAAAAGAAGATGGCAGCAGAGCTGGAGGAACTGTATGGCGATGTAGATGCTATGGAGCTCTACGCCGGCCTTCTGATTGAAAAACCCCGGCCCAATGCCATTTTTTCCGAAACTATGGTGGAGATGGGTGCTCCTTACTCGCTGAAAGGCCTCATGGGAAACCCCATCTGCTCCCCTGAGTACTGGAAGCCCAGCACGTTTGGTGGCAAAGTTGGCTTCGATATCATCAACACGGCCTCACTTCAGAAGCTGGTATGCCGTAACGTCAAGGGCCCTTGTCCTGTTGCATCTTTTCATGTGCCCAATGTAAAGGACTCGGTATTGACGACGATCAACGCGAGCGCGGCGCACTCGGGTACAAACGATGTCAACCCAACCATTCTGCTTAAAGAGCGGAGTTCCGAGCTCTGA